In a single window of the Pseudomonas sp. B21-015 genome:
- a CDS encoding phage portal protein, with product MNVLDKALAPFFPHMVMERLKARHVIRAFEAAEPSRTHKAKRETRGANRALQHAGKSMRDQCRALDQNHDIVTGLFDRLEERVVGGPGISVEPIPLTLTGDVHLEFAALIKSHWAEWSLKPEAAGELSRPQMERIICRTWLRDGEALAQELVGGIPNFQHLHAVPYSLELLENDFLPWEKNDESQGIVQGIERNSWRRVTAFHLLKQHPGDSLGRGLSLDTKRVPAEQMIHIAYRKRIGQNRGQPLLHAVITRLADIKDYEESERVAARISAALAMYIKKGSPDDYVAPKDGTARTFQMSPGMVIDTLLPGEEVGMIKSDRPNPFLEGFRNGQLKAVAAGARIGYSSLARSYDGTYSAQRQELVEAQLGYDLLQHEFIDYWCRRVYRNWLRVAIMSGVIKVPYDVDPLTVYGAIYQGPVMPWINPVHEATAWELLVESGFADEAEVARARQRNPQELKRSREAEIKTNRDKGLVFSSDAYHKFYGKNQTNEQTRKPAADAAKGVGRDDD from the coding sequence GTGAACGTGCTGGACAAGGCTCTGGCGCCGTTCTTCCCGCATATGGTCATGGAGCGCCTGAAAGCCCGGCACGTTATTCGCGCTTTCGAGGCGGCCGAGCCAAGCCGCACGCACAAGGCCAAGCGCGAGACGCGCGGGGCAAACCGTGCGTTGCAGCATGCCGGCAAGTCGATGCGCGACCAGTGCCGGGCACTGGATCAAAACCACGACATTGTCACCGGGCTGTTTGACCGGCTGGAAGAACGTGTGGTGGGTGGCCCGGGCATTTCCGTCGAGCCGATTCCGCTGACCTTGACCGGTGATGTGCATCTTGAATTTGCCGCGCTGATCAAATCGCACTGGGCGGAGTGGTCGCTGAAACCGGAAGCCGCCGGCGAGTTGTCCCGGCCGCAGATGGAACGAATCATCTGCCGCACATGGCTGCGCGATGGTGAGGCGCTGGCTCAGGAGCTGGTAGGGGGAATTCCAAACTTTCAGCATCTACACGCGGTGCCGTACTCGCTGGAACTGCTTGAGAATGACTTCCTGCCCTGGGAGAAAAACGACGAATCACAGGGCATCGTCCAAGGTATTGAGCGCAATTCATGGCGTCGGGTCACGGCGTTTCACTTGCTGAAACAGCATCCTGGCGATTCGCTGGGGCGGGGGCTGTCGCTCGACACCAAGCGGGTGCCGGCTGAGCAGATGATTCACATTGCTTACCGTAAACGCATCGGTCAAAACCGGGGCCAGCCGCTGCTACACGCTGTAATTACCCGCCTCGCGGATATCAAGGATTACGAGGAAAGCGAGCGGGTCGCGGCGCGAATCAGTGCCGCGTTGGCCATGTACATCAAGAAGGGTTCCCCAGACGACTATGTGGCCCCGAAGGATGGCACAGCCCGCACGTTCCAGATGTCACCGGGCATGGTGATCGACACCCTGTTGCCGGGCGAAGAGGTCGGCATGATCAAAAGCGATCGGCCGAACCCTTTCCTTGAGGGCTTTCGAAACGGGCAGCTAAAGGCTGTCGCTGCCGGTGCGCGGATTGGATATTCGAGTCTGGCGCGCAGCTACGACGGCACCTATTCGGCGCAGCGTCAGGAGCTGGTTGAGGCTCAGCTGGGTTACGACCTGTTGCAGCACGAGTTTATCGACTACTGGTGCCGTCGCGTTTATCGCAACTGGCTGCGCGTGGCGATCATGAGCGGCGTGATCAAGGTGCCGTATGACGTCGATCCTCTGACCGTTTACGGGGCGATCTATCAAGGCCCGGTGATGCCGTGGATCAACCCGGTTCATGAGGCTACGGCATGGGAACTGTTGGTTGAGAGTGGCTTTGCCGATGAGGCCGAAGTGGCCCGGGCACGTCAGCGCAATCCGCAGGAGCTGAAGCGTTCGCGCGAAGCGGAGATTAAAACCAACCGGGATAAAGGGCTGGTCTTCAGCTCGGACGCCTATCACAAGTTCTACGGGAAAAATCAGACCAATGAACAAACGCGAAAACCTGCCGCTGATGCGGCCAAGGGGGTCGGTCGCGACGACGACTGA
- a CDS encoding primosomal replication protein PriB/PriC domain protein, producing the protein MAVAPTAQDMVDRYLAAEIAVLDGKETFFQGRKVVMSDLADIQKGRLFWERRVAAQNAADTGRPGHALAVFP; encoded by the coding sequence ATGGCTGTAGCACCCACGGCGCAAGACATGGTGGATCGCTATCTGGCGGCAGAGATTGCCGTGCTGGATGGCAAAGAGACGTTTTTTCAGGGCCGCAAGGTGGTGATGTCGGATCTGGCCGACATCCAGAAAGGTCGGCTGTTCTGGGAGCGCCGTGTGGCCGCTCAGAACGCGGCGGACACTGGCCGGCCCGGGCACGCGTTGGCGGTGTTCCCGTGA
- a CDS encoding phage terminase large subunit family protein translates to MSSSIPWMRALIDSVRKGLEGLYKEPPLTATEWADKHFYLSSESSYQEGKWTTAPFQVAILNAMGNDLIREVNVLKSARVGYTKMLVANMGYKIQHKKRNVLTWCPTDGDADGMMKRHIETMIRDVPVVKALAPWLGMKHRDNTLDEKRFDNAKMLWCLGGTAAKNYREKSPDEVIYDELSKFDADIEGEGAPTILGDKRLEGATFKKSIRGSTPTTIVPAVEGEETTGEGCQITRAADDSPHLLRFNIKCPHCQTEQHLKWGDPDTPFGIKWLLNDLKQVEKAWYACESGHGCTFEYHEMIAASASGRYICERSGIWTRDGMEWFTSAGKAMQAPRSVTFHIWTVYSEFVTWAEVVSEWIKVKKDRGKLKTFINTTLGEAWEEDQGEQLEWQHLQARREVYAQVPPWVVAIFGGIDTQDDRYEGRFWGFGAGEEAWLIHKFVLQGDPASVELRKKVGIELKKRFVRADGTVMTLERACWDQGGHYSDEVREESIKHGVNWIIPVFGASTYGKPIATWPRKKTKVKGGRIYLVEVGTDNAKELIYNRLTIQPDAPGIRVPGCLHLPANDELCGEDELRQLTAERRKWVIVKHRRVQRWDAGGRRNEALDCLVYALAALRISQARFGLDLDLLARQLPSGVWHVPPAEDDPEPDDEPEAAEPAPLPVTAEPSPPQPASSSDEAGAWITKGQGAWL, encoded by the coding sequence ATGAGTTCGTCGATTCCTTGGATGAGGGCGCTGATTGACAGTGTCCGTAAAGGTCTTGAGGGGCTTTACAAAGAGCCGCCGCTGACCGCGACGGAATGGGCAGACAAACACTTTTATCTGTCGTCGGAATCGTCCTACCAAGAAGGCAAATGGACCACCGCCCCGTTTCAGGTCGCGATTCTGAACGCGATGGGCAACGACCTGATTCGTGAAGTCAACGTGCTGAAATCGGCCCGGGTCGGCTATACGAAAATGCTTGTGGCCAACATGGGCTACAAGATCCAGCACAAGAAACGCAACGTGCTGACGTGGTGCCCGACTGACGGCGACGCTGACGGCATGATGAAGCGGCACATCGAAACGATGATCCGTGACGTGCCGGTGGTGAAGGCGCTGGCCCCATGGTTGGGCATGAAGCATCGAGATAACACGCTCGATGAAAAGCGTTTCGATAACGCCAAGATGCTGTGGTGTCTCGGCGGGACAGCGGCGAAGAACTACCGCGAGAAAAGCCCGGACGAGGTGATCTACGACGAACTGTCGAAGTTCGACGCGGACATTGAAGGCGAGGGCGCCCCGACCATCCTGGGCGACAAGCGTCTGGAAGGCGCGACGTTCAAGAAGTCGATTCGAGGATCTACACCGACCACCATTGTGCCCGCTGTTGAAGGCGAGGAAACGACGGGTGAGGGCTGTCAGATCACGCGGGCGGCGGATGATTCGCCGCACCTGCTGCGCTTCAACATCAAGTGTCCGCACTGCCAGACGGAACAGCATCTGAAGTGGGGCGACCCCGATACGCCGTTCGGCATCAAGTGGCTGCTGAACGACCTCAAGCAGGTCGAAAAGGCGTGGTATGCGTGCGAGTCCGGCCACGGTTGCACGTTCGAATACCACGAAATGATCGCGGCGTCGGCCAGCGGTCGCTACATCTGCGAGCGTTCCGGTATCTGGACGCGCGACGGCATGGAGTGGTTCACCAGTGCGGGCAAGGCCATGCAGGCGCCGCGCTCGGTGACGTTCCATATCTGGACGGTGTATTCGGAGTTTGTCACCTGGGCGGAAGTCGTCAGCGAATGGATCAAGGTCAAAAAAGACCGGGGCAAGCTCAAGACCTTTATCAACACCACGTTGGGCGAGGCTTGGGAGGAAGATCAGGGCGAGCAACTGGAATGGCAGCACCTACAGGCCCGCCGCGAGGTATATGCCCAAGTGCCGCCGTGGGTAGTCGCCATCTTCGGTGGCATCGACACTCAAGACGATCGTTACGAGGGTCGGTTTTGGGGATTCGGCGCGGGTGAGGAAGCCTGGTTAATCCACAAGTTCGTCCTGCAGGGCGATCCGGCCAGTGTCGAGCTGCGCAAGAAGGTCGGCATTGAGCTGAAAAAGCGTTTCGTCCGCGCCGATGGCACGGTGATGACGCTGGAGCGGGCGTGTTGGGATCAGGGCGGGCACTACTCGGACGAAGTGCGCGAAGAGAGCATCAAGCACGGGGTGAACTGGATCATCCCGGTGTTTGGTGCATCGACCTACGGCAAGCCGATCGCGACGTGGCCCCGCAAGAAGACCAAGGTCAAGGGCGGCCGGATTTACCTCGTTGAGGTCGGTACGGATAACGCCAAGGAACTGATTTACAACCGCCTGACGATTCAGCCAGACGCGCCGGGGATTCGTGTTCCTGGTTGTCTTCACTTGCCTGCCAACGATGAGTTGTGTGGCGAGGACGAGTTGCGGCAACTGACGGCCGAGCGGCGCAAGTGGGTGATCGTCAAGCATCGGCGCGTGCAGCGCTGGGACGCGGGCGGTCGCCGAAACGAAGCGCTCGACTGTCTGGTGTATGCCTTGGCCGCGTTGCGCATCAGTCAGGCGCGCTTCGGTCTGGATCTGGACTTACTCGCGCGGCAACTGCCGAGCGGTGTGTGGCATGTGCCGCCGGCCGAGGATGACCCCGAGCCGGACGACGAGCCGGAAGCCGCAGAACCTGCGCCGTTACCCGTAACGGCTGAACCATCACCCCCACAACCTGCATCGTCGTCGGACGAGGCCGGCGCGTGGATCACGAAAGGACAAGGCGCATGGCTGTAG
- a CDS encoding terminase small subunit, giving the protein MKTNSIAQQPGWLNKSRMAASLGITVQAFDKWKVEPVQRIGREAFFDAKSVLANRLKHQGAKEQPVDDDGNPIDPLIEYKQAQQKLRLTTEQADGQAMRNQVKAKKLVPVDFAVFALGKLSAMLGSTLDTVHAKVKRKCPDIEVRHLEAVQREVAIARNDAVKLADKLPELLDEFVDSLDEGAD; this is encoded by the coding sequence ATGAAAACGAATTCCATTGCTCAGCAGCCGGGGTGGCTGAACAAGTCGCGCATGGCCGCGAGCCTCGGAATTACCGTGCAGGCCTTTGATAAATGGAAGGTTGAGCCGGTGCAGCGTATCGGTCGCGAGGCGTTTTTCGATGCCAAGTCGGTGTTGGCAAATCGTCTCAAGCATCAGGGCGCGAAAGAACAACCTGTAGACGATGACGGCAATCCGATTGATCCGCTCATTGAGTACAAACAGGCGCAGCAGAAATTGCGCCTGACAACCGAGCAAGCCGACGGGCAGGCAATGCGAAATCAGGTCAAGGCGAAAAAGCTGGTGCCGGTCGATTTTGCCGTGTTCGCCCTGGGCAAGTTGAGCGCAATGCTCGGCTCAACGCTCGACACCGTGCATGCCAAGGTAAAGCGCAAATGCCCGGACATCGAAGTGCGGCACCTTGAGGCAGTACAGCGCGAGGTCGCCATAGCGCGAAACGACGCCGTCAAGTTGGCGGACAAACTGCCGGAGTTACTTGATGAGTTCGTCGATTCCTTGGATGAGGGCGCTGATTGA
- a CDS encoding phage holin family protein — MNTEHQALADVPLWLLVLLSMAGLSGEMLRASGSDLGLRQILQRVALRFLASGLLGMATLLLAMALWSNLYLAAGLGIVIAVIGADVAGGLYTQFLARKAGVSSPSTTNNVRDQ; from the coding sequence ATGAACACAGAGCATCAAGCTCTCGCCGATGTGCCCCTTTGGCTGTTGGTGTTGTTGAGCATGGCCGGTTTGTCTGGGGAGATGCTAAGGGCATCAGGTAGCGATCTTGGACTGCGTCAGATCCTGCAGCGCGTGGCTTTGCGCTTTCTGGCATCTGGTCTTTTGGGTATGGCCACTTTGCTGCTCGCAATGGCCCTTTGGAGCAACCTGTACCTGGCAGCCGGACTCGGCATAGTCATCGCGGTTATTGGTGCTGATGTTGCGGGCGGCCTCTACACGCAGTTTTTGGCAAGGAAGGCGGGTGTTAGCAGCCCATCGACAACGAACAATGTGCGCGATCAGTAA
- a CDS encoding antiterminator Q family protein, giving the protein MMIRKPAGRPLGDTEYLLEQWGWWRMDGMGMHGYTSPTLALMRQAVAQPAASKNYCITDDWAIAIDNAVAKLAHRDQQMGDVIWLYYGAKWPMVRVGKHFGISEGKARELARAGAAWVDCAVSDMRVAA; this is encoded by the coding sequence ATGATGATTCGTAAGCCAGCAGGTCGTCCGTTGGGAGACACCGAATACCTGCTCGAACAATGGGGTTGGTGGCGGATGGATGGGATGGGGATGCATGGCTACACATCCCCGACTTTAGCGCTGATGCGCCAAGCGGTGGCACAGCCAGCAGCAAGCAAGAACTACTGCATTACTGATGATTGGGCCATTGCTATCGACAATGCCGTAGCCAAACTTGCGCATCGAGATCAACAAATGGGTGACGTTATCTGGCTGTACTACGGTGCAAAATGGCCAATGGTACGTGTGGGAAAACACTTTGGTATCAGTGAAGGAAAGGCGCGGGAGTTGGCCAGAGCAGGAGCGGCATGGGTTGACTGCGCGGTAAGTGACATGAGGGTGGCCGCTTGA